In Paenibacillus sp. FSL R7-0345, a single window of DNA contains:
- a CDS encoding M20 family metallopeptidase has protein sequence MIDVRSREFAVPFLQSLIKVDTCNPPGNEHRLALVLQEYLRREGLESSVSIVGQGRSNLEAVIAGCGERKLMFCGHLDTVSPWTAEAGKYPPHGAVIEDGRMYGRGTSDMKGGLAAMLLAALSLQQEGIRLGGDLIVLATAGEEVDSCGARHYAEQHNLEELDGLVIAEPTGSRVAIGHKGALWLRITLHGRSAHGSMPQLGLNAVEGMLEVITLLKQHALEWQAHDPVLGSSSLSVNTIAGGVQTNVIADRCSIDVDIRTVPPLQHRELLAAITARLDGMQLNAGFRYEVLELLDRSVVYTDPGAELIRTALELAGGPGRTAAQGVEAIAAGPNVAADHADGNVVAKRGGGADENVSATTGGVPATPAVQGVSYYTDASVLHNHGKLPVLIYGPGDPKLAHQPDEWIDIEAYLESISFYRELAVRFLGVAK, from the coding sequence ATGATAGATGTGAGAAGCCGGGAATTTGCCGTTCCCTTTTTGCAGAGTCTGATTAAGGTGGATACCTGTAACCCGCCTGGGAATGAGCATCGATTAGCTCTGGTGCTGCAGGAGTATTTGCGCAGGGAAGGCCTGGAAAGCAGCGTCAGCATTGTCGGGCAGGGGCGCAGCAATCTTGAGGCGGTGATTGCCGGCTGCGGGGAACGGAAGCTGATGTTCTGCGGACATCTCGATACCGTCAGCCCATGGACTGCCGAAGCGGGAAAATACCCGCCGCATGGTGCTGTAATTGAGGACGGCCGGATGTACGGCCGTGGCACCTCCGATATGAAAGGCGGGCTGGCAGCCATGCTGCTCGCAGCCTTATCCCTGCAGCAGGAGGGTATCCGGCTTGGCGGGGATCTGATCGTGCTGGCGACAGCCGGTGAAGAGGTGGACAGCTGCGGGGCCCGGCACTATGCGGAGCAGCATAACCTGGAGGAGCTGGACGGCCTGGTGATTGCCGAGCCGACGGGCAGCCGGGTTGCTATCGGCCATAAGGGGGCGTTATGGCTGCGGATTACGCTGCATGGGCGGAGCGCCCACGGCTCGATGCCTCAGCTTGGGCTAAACGCTGTAGAGGGAATGCTGGAAGTGATAACGCTGCTCAAGCAGCATGCGCTGGAGTGGCAGGCCCATGATCCCGTTCTCGGATCAAGCAGCCTCTCCGTCAACACCATCGCCGGCGGCGTACAGACTAATGTGATCGCTGACCGCTGCAGCATCGACGTGGATATCCGGACGGTTCCGCCGCTGCAGCACAGAGAACTGCTGGCCGCAATCACGGCCAGGCTTGATGGCATGCAACTGAATGCCGGCTTCCGCTATGAGGTGCTGGAGCTGCTGGACCGGAGTGTGGTCTACACCGATCCGGGTGCGGAGCTGATCCGCACTGCGCTTGAGCTTGCCGGCGGGCCGGGGAGGACGGCTGCACAAGGAGTTGAGGCGATCGCTGCTGGCCCCAATGTGGCTGCTGATCATGCGGACGGGAACGTTGTGGCTAAAAGGGGCGGAGGAGCAGACGAGAACGTTAGCGCTACAACAGGAGGGGTTCCAGCTACTCCAGCTGTGCAGGGAGTGTCGTATTACACGGATGCTTCCGTGCTCCATAATCACGGCAAGCTGCCCGTGCTGATCTACGGACCCGGAGATCCCAAACTGGCCCATCAGCCTGATGAGTGGATCGATATTGAAGCGTATCTTGAATCGATCAGCTTTTATCGGGAGCTGGCGGTTCGTTTTCTTGGAGTAGCAAAATAG
- a CDS encoding transposase, protein MAERKRYNKQFKEETVKYIQEQRKSMDEIALELNIPKGTLKSWMMTYRQFPDEPFVGSGKLRTQEQQIVTLEQKNKDLEEEVAILKKALHIFSKDRS, encoded by the coding sequence GTGGCGGAACGGAAGCGATATAACAAACAGTTCAAAGAAGAAACGGTGAAGTATATCCAGGAACAAAGAAAATCCATGGACGAGATTGCCCTGGAACTTAATATTCCCAAGGGGACTCTCAAGAGCTGGATGATGACCTACCGGCAGTTCCCCGATGAACCGTTTGTAGGAAGTGGTAAGCTGCGTACTCAAGAACAACAGATTGTAACGCTAGAACAAAAGAACAAAGATCTCGAAGAGGAAGTCGCTATCCTAAAAAAAGCGTTGCACATCTTCAGCAAAGACCGGAGCTGA
- a CDS encoding IS3 family transposase — protein MEEHRSTFRIEKMCSVLGVSRSGYYKWRTAPPSKRKQSRDYLVERIKYHFHDNDAIYGSPKITRKLHEEGLSVGEKTVGRLMRAHELRSQAMGRFKVQTTDSNHDSPIAPNWLNQHFDVCTKPNQVWVTDITYIRTRQGTVYLASVLDLYTRKIVGWQLGNRMKVELVSAALDKAYAAQKPDKGVIHHSDRGSQYASVEYRKKLKEYHMIRSMSRRGNCYDNACIESFHSILKREMIYRRATFQTQKEAANHLFRYIEFFYNRKRIHSKLGYLSPDRFESQYYSTLKRAN, from the coding sequence ATTGAGGAGCACCGCTCAACATTCCGGATCGAGAAGATGTGCAGCGTACTCGGTGTATCCCGAAGTGGATATTACAAATGGCGGACAGCCCCTCCTAGTAAACGGAAGCAGAGCCGAGACTATCTGGTCGAGCGTATTAAGTACCACTTTCATGACAATGATGCGATTTATGGCAGTCCAAAAATCACCAGAAAACTGCATGAAGAAGGACTCTCGGTTGGTGAAAAAACCGTAGGTAGACTCATGCGGGCACATGAGCTCCGCTCCCAGGCGATGGGAAGATTTAAAGTCCAAACCACAGATTCAAACCATGACTCCCCCATTGCTCCGAATTGGCTAAACCAACATTTTGATGTGTGCACAAAACCTAACCAAGTTTGGGTTACAGATATTACCTATATCCGTACGCGCCAAGGCACGGTCTATTTAGCGAGTGTTCTTGACTTGTACACGCGTAAAATTGTGGGTTGGCAGCTCGGAAACCGAATGAAAGTAGAGTTGGTTTCTGCGGCGCTAGACAAGGCCTACGCAGCCCAGAAACCGGACAAGGGAGTCATTCACCATTCGGACCGGGGAAGCCAGTACGCCTCCGTAGAATACCGCAAGAAGTTAAAAGAGTACCATATGATTCGCAGTATGAGTCGCAGGGGAAACTGCTACGACAATGCGTGCATTGAATCGTTCCACAGCATTCTTAAGCGAGAAATGATTTACCGTAGGGCGACCTTCCAAACTCAGAAAGAAGCTGCAAACCATCTGTTCCGTTATATTGAGTTCTTTTACAACCGGAAACGAATACACAGTAAGCTAGGTTATCTCTCCCCGGATCGCTTTGAGTCACAGTATTACAGCACACTTAAACGTGCCAACTGA
- a CDS encoding ABC transporter ATP-binding protein — MLRRFFSYYRPYKGLFILDFTCAVGAGLLELAFPVAVNTFIDDLLPGKDWPLILLACIALLGIYALTTIMNYVVTYWGHMLGINIETNMRKKMFDHIQKLSFRFFDNNKTGHLIGRITNDLNDIGEVAHHGPEDVFIAVMTLIGAFLLMADLNLQLAVITFIIVPIMAWVIIYFGRNMTSTYHNLFGNVGNFNARIEDNVGGIRVVQSFANEEYEKTLFAVENQNFRKTKLMAYKLMAKSSSVSYMMTRLITVVVMICGAWFFIQGELEIGEFVAFILLSNIFFRPIEKINAVIESYPKGIAGFKRYLEIIDTEPDIADKPGAVDASSLRGDITFNNVSFGYEADRPVLNQISLKVNAGETIAFVGPSGAGKTTICSLLPRFYDVTGGAISVDGTDIRDIKLHSLRKQIGIVQQDVFLFSGTIRENIAYGKLDAQLDEIWTAARRAHLEELINSLPDGMDTIIGERGVKLSGGQKQRLAIARMFLKNPPILILDEATSALDTETEAAIQQSLAELSVGRTTLVIAHRLTTIKNADRIIVVNEDGISEEGRHEDLVNAGGTYSRLYQAQYNA, encoded by the coding sequence ATGTTGCGTCGTTTTTTCTCCTATTACCGGCCATACAAAGGGCTGTTTATTCTCGACTTCACCTGTGCGGTGGGCGCGGGGTTGCTGGAGCTCGCTTTTCCGGTGGCTGTGAATACATTTATTGATGATCTGCTGCCGGGCAAGGACTGGCCGCTGATTCTGCTGGCTTGTATAGCCTTGCTCGGGATTTATGCCCTGACGACTATTATGAACTACGTGGTTACCTACTGGGGCCATATGCTTGGGATCAACATTGAAACCAATATGCGCAAAAAAATGTTCGACCATATCCAGAAGCTCTCCTTCCGTTTCTTCGACAACAATAAAACCGGCCATCTGATCGGGCGGATTACCAATGACCTTAATGATATCGGCGAGGTGGCCCACCATGGTCCCGAGGATGTGTTCATCGCTGTCATGACGCTCATCGGTGCGTTTCTTCTCATGGCAGACCTGAATCTGCAGCTCGCGGTTATTACTTTCATTATTGTGCCGATTATGGCCTGGGTCATCATTTATTTCGGGCGCAACATGACTTCTACCTACCACAACCTTTTTGGCAATGTAGGTAATTTCAATGCCCGGATTGAGGATAATGTCGGCGGGATCCGTGTTGTGCAGTCCTTTGCCAATGAGGAGTATGAGAAGACGCTGTTTGCTGTAGAGAACCAGAATTTCCGCAAAACCAAGCTGATGGCTTACAAGCTGATGGCCAAAAGCTCCTCGGTCAGCTACATGATGACCCGTCTGATTACTGTTGTTGTAATGATCTGCGGTGCCTGGTTCTTTATCCAGGGGGAGCTGGAGATTGGTGAATTCGTCGCTTTCATTTTATTGTCCAATATCTTCTTCCGGCCGATCGAGAAGATCAATGCCGTTATCGAGAGTTATCCGAAGGGTATTGCCGGCTTCAAGCGTTATCTTGAAATTATTGATACAGAGCCGGACATCGCCGACAAGCCGGGGGCCGTTGATGCAAGCTCTCTGCGCGGCGATATTACCTTTAATAACGTAAGCTTCGGTTATGAGGCAGACCGGCCTGTGCTGAATCAGATCAGCCTGAAGGTCAATGCCGGGGAGACCATTGCTTTTGTCGGCCCTTCCGGTGCCGGGAAAACGACCATCTGCAGCCTGCTGCCCCGCTTCTATGATGTCACCGGCGGTGCCATCTCCGTTGACGGAACGGATATCCGTGATATAAAGCTGCATTCCCTGCGCAAGCAGATCGGGATCGTGCAGCAGGATGTATTCCTGTTCTCGGGTACCATCCGCGAAAACATTGCTTACGGCAAGCTCGATGCCCAGCTGGATGAGATCTGGACAGCCGCCAGACGCGCCCATCTGGAGGAACTGATCAACAGCCTGCCGGACGGCATGGATACCATTATCGGTGAACGCGGCGTGAAGCTGTCGGGCGGTCAAAAGCAGCGCCTGGCCATTGCCCGCATGTTTCTGAAGAACCCGCCGATTCTGATCCTGGACGAAGCTACCTCTGCGCTTGATACCGAGACAGAAGCAGCGATCCAGCAGTCCCTGGCTGAGCTGTCTGTCGGACGGACTACCCTGGTTATCGCCCACCGGCTGACCACGATCAAAAATGCCGACCGGATTATTGTCGTGAACGAGGACGGCATTTCCGAGGAAGGCCGCCACGAAGACCTGGTGAACGCTGGCGGTACTTACAGCCGCTTGTATCAGGCCCAGTACAACGCATAG
- a CDS encoding YjcZ family sporulation protein: MSENIGGYSPFTSTGAILVLFILLVIISKSFLV; the protein is encoded by the coding sequence ATGAGCGAAAATATCGGCGGATACAGCCCGTTCACTTCTACCGGTGCCATTCTGGTTTTGTTCATCCTGCTTGTAATTATTTCTAAATCCTTTTTAGTGTAA
- a CDS encoding MFS transporter codes for MTVRSQDRATGKQEMSSARAGSGGLMLVLGIIFVAAALRAPFTSVGPLLGLIRDDLGLSNTLAGFITTLPLLAFALLSPFAPQLARRFGLGNVLLLAMLTLAGGILLRSASGAVTFFTGTALIGLAIAVCNVLLPGLIKGSFPLRIGLMTGMYTVSMNLCAAAASGFSVPLAGQAGLGWRGTLSLWFIIALLAVAFWIPQLKGFVQGNGGGAAKSSIKVWKSPLAWQVTLFMGLQSLLYYVLISWFSVILGERGMSASHAGWILSLMQLAQLPFTFFVPLLAGRMKNQRSLVLITSILFFIGILGIWLGSTAWMALWAVCIGIGGGFAFGLAMMFFSLRTRTAQEASELSGMAQSVGYLLAAMGPALFGLLHDATDSWSVPLGLLAAAAVLLSAAGLGAGRDKVVESRTS; via the coding sequence ATGACTGTAAGATCTCAAGACAGGGCAACCGGAAAGCAGGAGATGTCCAGTGCACGTGCCGGCTCCGGCGGGCTTATGCTGGTGCTTGGCATCATTTTCGTAGCTGCCGCCCTGCGGGCACCGTTCACCTCTGTCGGACCGCTGCTCGGACTGATCCGGGACGATCTGGGTCTGTCCAATACGCTGGCCGGATTTATCACTACGCTGCCGCTGCTTGCATTTGCCCTGCTGTCGCCGTTTGCGCCGCAGCTGGCCCGCCGATTTGGACTGGGCAATGTGCTGCTGCTGGCCATGCTGACGTTAGCCGGAGGCATTCTGCTCCGCTCTGCCTCGGGCGCCGTTACCTTTTTCACAGGCACCGCGCTGATCGGACTGGCTATTGCCGTCTGCAACGTGCTGCTTCCCGGACTGATCAAGGGAAGCTTTCCGCTGCGGATCGGTCTGATGACCGGAATGTATACCGTATCTATGAATCTGTGCGCTGCGGCAGCCTCGGGCTTCAGCGTGCCGCTTGCGGGACAAGCCGGGTTAGGCTGGCGCGGAACGTTGTCGCTCTGGTTTATCATCGCTTTGCTTGCTGTTGCATTCTGGATTCCGCAATTAAAGGGCTTTGTCCAGGGTAACGGGGGAGGCGCAGCCAAATCTTCGATAAAGGTCTGGAAATCACCGCTCGCCTGGCAGGTCACATTATTCATGGGGCTGCAATCCCTGCTTTATTATGTGCTGATCTCCTGGTTCTCGGTAATTCTGGGTGAACGCGGCATGTCGGCCAGCCATGCAGGCTGGATTTTGTCTCTGATGCAGCTGGCCCAGCTGCCGTTTACCTTTTTTGTACCGCTGCTGGCCGGCCGGATGAAGAACCAGCGCAGTCTGGTCCTGATCACATCCATCCTGTTCTTTATCGGCATCCTTGGCATCTGGCTGGGCAGCACGGCCTGGATGGCGCTGTGGGCAGTCTGTATCGGCATCGGCGGCGGCTTCGCTTTCGGACTGGCTATGATGTTCTTCAGCCTGCGGACCCGCACAGCCCAGGAGGCAAGTGAGCTGTCCGGGATGGCCCAGTCTGTCGGCTATCTGCTGGCAGCAATGGGACCTGCACTGTTTGGGCTGCTCCATGATGCCACAGACAGCTGGAGTGTTCCGCTCGGCCTGCTGGCCGCTGCGGCAGTGCTTCTGTCTGCTGCAGGCCTGGGAGCAGGACGGGATAAAGTGGTTGAGAGCCGGACTTCCTAA
- a CDS encoding methyltransferase domain-containing protein has translation MNQKWNTGTYDTDMAFVSQYGESLIELLKPAAGEFILDWGCGTGDLAAAIASRGAAVTGIDASPEMIAAARLKHPHLTFILADGQSYTAEPSADAVFSNAALHWLTDARGAAASIAASLRTGGRFVAEFGGKDNIASVVHGLPLAFAAAGCQDKLALPWYFPGIAEYTTLLEQSGLSASLALCYDRPTPLAGGEQGFVTWLNTFADGILSVLTPVQRGQVLAFMEQELRPQLFHDGVWVMDYRRIRVVAVKR, from the coding sequence ATGAACCAGAAATGGAATACAGGAACCTATGACACAGATATGGCCTTTGTCTCCCAGTACGGCGAATCGCTGATTGAACTGCTGAAGCCCGCGGCTGGTGAGTTCATCCTCGACTGGGGCTGCGGCACCGGAGATCTTGCGGCCGCTATCGCCAGCCGCGGCGCTGCAGTCACCGGCATTGATGCGTCGCCGGAAATGATCGCTGCAGCCAGGCTTAAGCATCCGCACCTTACATTTATTCTGGCCGACGGCCAGAGCTATACCGCCGAGCCGTCTGCCGATGCGGTGTTCAGCAACGCGGCGCTGCACTGGCTGACCGATGCCAGGGGCGCTGCGGCCAGCATTGCCGCAAGTCTGCGGACCGGCGGCCGCTTTGTTGCCGAGTTCGGCGGCAAGGACAACATCGCGTCGGTCGTCCACGGGCTGCCGCTCGCCTTCGCTGCGGCCGGATGCCAGGATAAGCTTGCGCTGCCCTGGTATTTCCCAGGCATCGCAGAGTACACCACTCTGCTTGAGCAGAGCGGGCTGTCAGCAAGCCTTGCGCTCTGCTATGACCGCCCCACTCCGCTGGCCGGCGGCGAGCAGGGTTTTGTCACCTGGCTGAACACTTTTGCGGACGGCATTCTAAGCGTACTTACTCCTGTGCAGCGCGGGCAGGTCCTGGCCTTTATGGAGCAGGAGCTGAGGCCGCAGCTGTTCCATGACGGTGTCTGGGTAATGGATTACCGGCGAATCCGGGTTGTTGCCGTGAAAAGATAA
- a CDS encoding LysE family transporter, whose amino-acid sequence MILWSALLSGLGFGFIVAAPVGPMSLLCMNRTLRQGLSAGLATGAGIALADAFYALVTVTGFKAVSAFTAGFALPLKLLGSLFIAYLGISAWRAAGADAMPETVRSSRLYSLLSSFLLTLANPATVLGFMALAASLGGRAGSSLLLPAGIALGSFCWWLLLTLIISWISSRLTESFSRILSRTSAVFLILFSIYELCTALV is encoded by the coding sequence ATGATCCTCTGGTCTGCACTGCTGAGCGGCCTGGGCTTCGGCTTCATTGTTGCAGCGCCGGTGGGACCGATGTCACTGCTCTGCATGAACCGGACCCTGCGGCAGGGTCTGAGCGCCGGCCTGGCTACAGGAGCAGGAATTGCCCTGGCCGACGCCTTTTATGCACTGGTAACAGTAACAGGCTTCAAGGCGGTAAGTGCGTTTACAGCCGGATTCGCCTTACCATTGAAGCTGCTCGGCTCTCTGTTCATCGCTTATCTGGGTATCAGCGCCTGGCGGGCAGCGGGAGCCGATGCTATGCCGGAGACAGTCCGCAGCAGCAGGCTGTACAGCCTGCTCTCTTCTTTTCTTCTGACACTGGCCAATCCGGCAACAGTCCTGGGCTTCATGGCGCTGGCTGCTTCCCTGGGCGGCAGAGCCGGAAGCTCCCTGCTTCTGCCTGCCGGCATAGCCCTCGGCTCTTTCTGCTGGTGGCTGCTCCTGACTTTAATCATAAGCTGGATCAGCAGCAGGCTTACGGAATCCTTTAGCCGAATCCTGAGCCGTACGTCTGCAGTCTTCCTCATCCTCTTCAGCATTTATGAACTGTGCACTGCACTTGTATAG
- a CDS encoding Lrp/AsnC family transcriptional regulator, producing the protein MDALDKKIVNTLIANGRVTWSELAGALGLSSPAAADRVRRLEEQGIIKGYTALIDAESTGYSLAALVAVSLERPSHREAFLTLVQKLPEIQECHHTAGDDDYILKIRCRGTRDLDRIISEELKGLPGIVRTRTTIILGTVKETPNVVLPFGEGET; encoded by the coding sequence ATGGATGCTTTGGATAAAAAGATAGTCAACACCCTTATCGCTAATGGAAGAGTAACCTGGTCTGAACTGGCCGGGGCGCTCGGTTTGTCATCCCCCGCCGCTGCTGACCGGGTAAGACGGCTGGAGGAGCAGGGAATAATCAAAGGCTACACAGCTCTGATTGATGCAGAATCGACAGGCTACAGCCTGGCGGCACTCGTCGCCGTCTCCCTTGAGCGTCCGTCACACCGGGAGGCTTTTCTTACACTCGTACAGAAGCTCCCGGAAATTCAGGAATGTCATCATACAGCAGGTGATGATGATTATATCCTGAAAATCCGCTGCAGGGGAACACGGGACCTGGACCGGATTATCAGTGAGGAGCTCAAGGGACTGCCGGGTATTGTACGCACGCGGACGACCATTATTCTGGGGACCGTCAAGGAGACACCCAATGTTGTCCTGCCGTTTGGAGAAGGTGAAACATGA
- a CDS encoding PAS domain S-box protein, translating into MSDSLYKTLYMRSSTGFAVVSLKNGMIELANPALCGMFGYSEEEFLSLGYLDITCVEAKDQADQERVMKLLLQSPGASVDSEERFIRKSGEIFWAALHLFLTFDEAAGTPEYMIAELQDITERKQAEQRVREEYNLYNLITRNTPDMISLADPEGTIVYVSPSVEKMLGYPAKEMIGKKRLEYYHEKDASEMREPGKLFSDNDVFTRRVRHKNGNYLWIESSFQIMRNSQGEVEQVLTVARDITARRIIEEQLRESERNYRLISENSQDFISRNATDKDATYLYASAVCRQMFGYTPEEMVGTKGMGYVHPEDKARVQQYILDGMSGLKLEPIVFRFLCKDGTYLWSETTLRHITYGFGENPEIIGVTRDVSERKQYELKMMEDITERKRHLEQIEKLSYEHSLILNSVTEGIFGISLEGETVFINPAASVMLGYDSQPGGGIELHAIQQTWLDGEPYPGGGMTLPEWFAEHLSYEEKEGVFWRLDGSSFLVRYRITPLFDNGEQKGVVVVFRDITEEKAIVRAKESAEQADRAKSEFLAIMSHELRTPMNGIIGMTDLLTTTELSEEQQYYAQIINKSSASLLHILNEVLDFSKVEAGMMTVDLQAVDLRQVMANVTEIFYPRVKEKGLALHMEIDPQLPPLLVTDEGRLRQILINLAGNAVKFTDEGTVSMTAQLEAVSENGTVILKFTVKDTGIGIAPASQGLLFQSFSQLHPSINRKYGGTGLGLAISKKLVELLGGVIGVDSREGEGAEFNFTIEALIPREDYARETLTAGEGDKQVTVQNRRSEYSFGEFGPLSILIAEDHPVNLQILQAYLKKRGYTADTALNGQQAVEAVRLRHYDLIFMDIQMPLMDGIEATMRIREEHGLYPVIVAATAFAQKEDKEMCLRAGMQDFISKPIRTEELDKILREWSAQLRKLE; encoded by the coding sequence TTGTCTGATTCCCTTTATAAAACCCTATATATGCGGTCTTCCACCGGTTTTGCAGTCGTTTCTCTCAAGAACGGAATGATAGAGCTCGCGAATCCGGCCTTATGCGGTATGTTCGGTTACAGTGAAGAGGAGTTTTTGAGCCTCGGGTATCTGGACATAACCTGTGTGGAGGCGAAAGACCAGGCAGACCAGGAACGGGTGATGAAGCTCCTGCTGCAGAGTCCCGGTGCGTCTGTGGACAGCGAAGAACGGTTTATCCGCAAAAGTGGCGAAATATTCTGGGCGGCGCTGCACCTGTTTCTGACTTTTGATGAGGCTGCAGGCACTCCGGAGTATATGATTGCGGAACTGCAGGATATCACAGAACGCAAGCAGGCGGAGCAAAGGGTGCGCGAGGAATATAACCTCTATAATCTGATCACCCGGAACACGCCGGATATGATCTCATTGGCCGATCCCGAAGGAACCATTGTGTATGTATCCCCTTCTGTGGAAAAAATGCTGGGCTATCCCGCCAAGGAAATGATCGGTAAGAAAAGACTTGAATATTATCATGAAAAAGACGCCAGTGAGATGAGGGAGCCCGGTAAGCTCTTTTCCGACAATGATGTGTTCACCAGGAGAGTGCGCCACAAAAACGGTAATTATCTGTGGATTGAAAGCTCGTTTCAGATTATGCGGAATTCGCAGGGTGAAGTGGAGCAGGTGCTTACCGTAGCCAGAGATATTACTGCCCGCCGGATAATCGAGGAGCAGCTGCGCGAGAGTGAACGGAATTACCGGCTGATCTCGGAGAATTCCCAGGATTTCATTTCGCGCAATGCAACGGATAAGGATGCGACGTATCTGTATGCCTCTGCGGTCTGCCGGCAGATGTTCGGCTATACACCTGAGGAAATGGTCGGAACGAAAGGGATGGGTTATGTCCATCCTGAGGATAAGGCGAGAGTCCAGCAGTACATCCTTGACGGAATGAGCGGGCTGAAGCTGGAGCCGATCGTGTTCCGCTTTTTGTGCAAGGACGGCACCTATCTGTGGTCAGAAACGACGCTGCGCCATATCACTTACGGTTTCGGCGAGAATCCGGAAATTATCGGTGTAACCCGGGATGTCTCGGAGCGTAAGCAATATGAGCTGAAGATGATGGAGGATATCACTGAGCGGAAACGCCATCTGGAGCAGATTGAGAAGCTCAGCTATGAGCACTCACTGATTTTGAACTCTGTTACTGAAGGGATATTTGGCATAAGCCTCGAAGGAGAGACGGTGTTTATTAATCCGGCCGCCTCCGTCATGCTGGGTTATGACAGCCAGCCGGGCGGGGGCATCGAGCTGCATGCCATACAGCAGACGTGGCTGGACGGTGAGCCTTATCCGGGAGGCGGCATGACGCTGCCGGAATGGTTCGCAGAGCATCTGTCCTATGAGGAGAAGGAAGGAGTATTCTGGCGTCTGGACGGCTCCAGCTTCCTGGTCAGGTACCGGATAACTCCGCTGTTTGACAACGGGGAGCAGAAGGGCGTTGTTGTTGTATTCCGCGATATTACGGAGGAAAAAGCGATTGTGCGGGCCAAAGAGTCGGCCGAACAGGCGGACCGGGCGAAGTCGGAGTTTCTGGCGATTATGAGCCATGAGCTGCGCACGCCGATGAACGGGATTATCGGGATGACGGATCTGCTCACCACTACCGAGCTTAGTGAGGAGCAGCAGTACTATGCGCAGATTATCAACAAGAGCAGTGCATCGCTGCTGCATATCCTTAATGAAGTGCTGGATTTCAGCAAAGTTGAGGCCGGCATGATGACGGTGGATCTGCAGGCGGTTGATCTCCGGCAGGTGATGGCTAATGTAACTGAAATCTTTTATCCGCGGGTGAAGGAAAAAGGGCTTGCCCTGCATATGGAGATTGATCCGCAGCTTCCGCCGCTGCTTGTGACAGATGAGGGCAGACTGCGTCAGATTCTGATTAATCTGGCCGGCAATGCCGTTAAATTCACTGATGAAGGAACGGTCAGCATGACGGCTCAGCTGGAGGCGGTTTCTGAGAACGGAACGGTTATCCTCAAATTTACGGTAAAGGATACCGGGATCGGCATTGCGCCAGCCAGCCAGGGGCTGCTGTTCCAATCCTTTTCCCAGCTGCATCCTTCAATTAACCGCAAGTACGGCGGTACCGGACTGGGGCTTGCGATCAGCAAGAAGCTGGTCGAGCTGCTGGGCGGGGTAATCGGTGTGGACAGCCGGGAAGGGGAAGGGGCGGAGTTCAATTTTACCATTGAAGCCCTGATTCCGCGGGAGGATTATGCCCGGGAGACCTTAACGGCAGGTGAAGGGGATAAGCAGGTTACAGTACAGAACAGGCGCAGTGAGTACTCGTTCGGTGAATTTGGCCCGCTGTCCATTCTGATTGCTGAAGATCATCCGGTCAACCTGCAGATCCTGCAGGCGTACCTCAAGAAGCGGGGATATACTGCTGATACGGCCCTGAACGGACAGCAGGCAGTGGAGGCGGTACGTTTGCGCCATTATGACCTGATCTTTATGGATATCCAGATGCCGCTGATGGACGGGATTGAAGCTACAATGCGGATACGGGAGGAGCACGGGCTGTACCCGGTTATTGTTGCCGCCACTGCTTTCGCACAGAAGGAAGACAAGGAGATGTGCCTGAGAGCTGGTATGCAGGATTTCATCTCCAAGCCCATCCGTACCGAGGAACTGGACAAGATATTAAGAGAATGGTCGGCCCAGCTCCGTAAACTGGAATAA
- a CDS encoding NusG domain II-containing protein: protein MMKRGDFIVIVVVLLLAGGICGAKWLDTRGEKYEQGDLQAVITVNGKAYQTVTLTKEEQVIDIQTKYGHNILKVYDYGIQMTYSDAPLSIALDMGFISRPKQQIICLPARLMVEVVNPDSSIDNDEELDAVI from the coding sequence ATGATGAAACGCGGAGATTTTATAGTAATTGTAGTGGTTCTGCTGCTGGCTGGCGGAATCTGTGGGGCTAAATGGCTGGATACCCGGGGTGAGAAGTATGAGCAGGGGGATTTACAGGCTGTGATTACAGTCAACGGTAAAGCCTATCAGACTGTCACGCTGACCAAGGAAGAGCAGGTCATTGATATTCAGACCAAATACGGCCATAACATCCTCAAGGTATACGACTATGGCATTCAGATGACCTATTCCGATGCCCCGCTAAGTATTGCGCTTGACATGGGCTTCATCTCCAGGCCGAAACAGCAGATTATCTGCCTTCCGGCCAGGCTGATGGTAGAGGTTGTTAATCCTGATTCCTCTATCGATAATGACGAGGAGCTGGACGCTGTTATTTAG